A region of the Campylobacter cuniculorum DSM 23162 = LMG 24588 genome:
TAGGTGAGCTAAGCACTATGCGGACAATTTTAGGATTAAACTGCGTAATTGTGATGAATTGTTGTCCAAAATTAAAATTTCTAGCTCCGCCTTCTAAAATTCCTTCAAAGCTTATGATTTTTCTAAAAAGTTTATTGTCTTTAGTGCTAAGTACAGAAAGTTCATCGGCACTTAAATCTTTGTTTAAATTCAAACTCACACCTTCTGAAAACTTCGTAGTTTTCAATACATAAAGTGGTTTTTCCTGTTTTTTTTGTGCGGTTTGTGTTTGAGTTTTTTGCTCTTTTTGAGGCTCTTCTTTGGAATTATTTTTTGTCTTTTGAGTTTGATTTGCTAAAATGGTAAAAGTTTTTTGATTGAAATTAAGATTGAGAGGAATTTTTTCTTTAGAGCGTATAACCATACGAATGGTTTTGGGATTATATTGCGAGAGAGTGATGCTAAAATCATCGAATTTATAATCCTTTTTACCCCCTTCTAAAATGGCTTCAAAATCCATAATATAACGAAAATTATTTTTTTCATCAAGAATAATGGTTTTAATATCATTTTTTTCTAAGTTAAAATCAAGCCAAAGCTCCACTCCTGCTTGAATTTGTTTCGAATTTAAAAGATATTTTTTTTTAGAATTTTCTTTTGCTGCGGTTAAAATGAGTTTTTCATCATTATTTGGTGTAAAAACAGCATTTTGTGCTTTCATTTCTTGAGTAGAAATTTGCCTTAAAGTATCGATATTCATATCGCTCATACCGCTTTGTTTAAGCTCATTAACATAGCTTGTATCGTCTAAATTTAAAACACTACAACTGATTACAAGTCGTTTTAAAACTTCGATTTTTTCTTTTTCATTTTCATTAATCACGCTTTGTATATAAAAACTTTTGAGCTGATGATGAAATTTGATTTGAGTGTTATATTTTGAAGTGAGAAAATTCTTATCAAAATATTCAAGCTCTTTTTCAAAGGCTCCAAAACAAAGATTTATCAATATAAAAATCGAAAATAAAATTTTAAACATCATTCCCCATTAACAAGTTTATCCATAAGCTCTTTAACGCTAATCAATTTTTCTAAACGATAACCATTTGCACCCGTGAAAAAAAGCCCCGTTTCTTTTTTACCTGCCCAAGCATCAAAAAGCCTATCAGCAATGCAATATCCTACTTTAGTTGCTTCTTTTCCGCGTCCGCAAGGAGCAACACAATTGCTCGTGCAATTAATCTTTGGTCCCATTCTTTTATCAACCAAATCAAGCAAATGAGTTCGAATCCCCCTTGCAGGATAACCCACAGGAGATTTGATAAGTTCAATATC
Encoded here:
- a CDS encoding N-acetylmuramoyl-L-alanine amidase family protein, whose protein sequence is MFKILFSIFILINLCFGAFEKELEYFDKNFLTSKYNTQIKFHHQLKSFYIQSVINENEKEKIEVLKRLVISCSVLNLDDTSYVNELKQSGMSDMNIDTLRQISTQEMKAQNAVFTPNNDEKLILTAAKENSKKKYLLNSKQIQAGVELWLDFNLEKNDIKTIILDEKNNFRYIMDFEAILEGGKKDYKFDDFSITLSQYNPKTIRMVIRSKEKIPLNLNFNQKTFTILANQTQKTKNNSKEEPQKEQKTQTQTAQKKQEKPLYVLKTTKFSEGVSLNLNKDLSADELSVLSTKDNKLFRKIISFEGILEGGARNFNFGQQFITITQFNPKIVRIVLSSPKDFEFSKELKNKNLKIYFSNLNQENLTPNNKKTQEQSSKQNLNTNPLNSNFKSGKVIVIDAGHGGKDSGALKGNLKEKDIVLNTALKIGNELKKRGYKVFYTRNKDKFINLRDRTKIANDKKADLFLSIHANAVASDSKAKTSEGLETFFLSPARSQRSKNAAEKENQGDFEEMNYFSKQSILNFLNREKIVSSNKLAIDIQKGVLSQTRKKYKIVDGGVREAPFWVLVGAQMPAILIEIGYITHPNEGKRIANKNFQELLARGVADGVDGYFYNNR